One stretch of Nicotiana tabacum cultivar K326 chromosome 18, ASM71507v2, whole genome shotgun sequence DNA includes these proteins:
- the LOC142172853 gene encoding uncharacterized protein LOC142172853: protein MTNDNINQVVSMVTVNASSSRTTPAALAPTEKPGKIFGIDFKRWQQKMFFYLTTLSLQKFIKEDVPVLSNETPETERFLVIEAWKHSDFLCKNYILSGMEDALYNVYSGVETSKELWIALEKKYKTEDGGLKKFVAAKFLDYKMVDSKSVITQVQELQVIIHDLLAEGLVINEAAMIEKLPLLWKDFKNYLTHKRKEMSLEDLIVRLIIKEDNKATEKRGRGNSIIMGANIVEENKKRKKSSGPKYNPSKKRFSGNCYNYGKIGYKSTKCRAPKKDKKKGQANMVEKHDDVNDLCAMLSECNLVGNPKEWWIDSGATRHVCAVKEAFATYTPVGPDETISMGNAAKGQD, encoded by the exons atgactaatgATAACATAAACCAAGTTGTTTCGATGGTGACTGTCAATGCCTCATCAAGCCGAACAACACCGGCAGCATTGGCACCGACGGAGAAACCCGGAAAaattttcgggattgatttcaagcgctggcagcaaaagatgttcttctattTGACTACTCTAAGCCTCcaaaagttcatcaaggaagatgttcctgtgcTGTCCAATGAAACTCCAGAaactgaacgctttctcgtgattgaggcgtggaagcattcagattttttgtgcaagaattatattctaagcGGGATGGAGGATGCTTTGTATAATGTCTATAGTGGCGTGGAAACATCAAAAGAACTGTGgattgcgcttgaaaagaaatacaaaaccgaagATGGCGGGTTGAAAAAGTTTGTTgctgcaaaatttttggactacaaaatggtagatagcaagtctgttattacccaagtccaggaattgcaagtgattattcatgatctccttgctgaag gtcttgtcatcaatgaagcagcgatgattgagaagttgcctcttttgtggaaggacttcaaaaactacttgacACACAAACgcaaggaaatgtcccttgaagatctcattgttcggttgataatcaaagaggacaacaaagctACTGAAAAGAGAGGTCGTGGAAACTCAataataatgggagcaaatattgttgaagagaacaaaaagaggaagaagtctTCTggaccgaaatacaacccaagcaagaaacggttcagtggaaactgctacaactatGGAAAAATCGGGTACAAATCTACgaagtgtcgtgctccgaagaaagacaagaagaagggtcaagcaaacatggttgaaaagcatgatgatgttaatgacttatgtgccatgctttctgaatgcaacttggtgggcaatcctaaagagtggtggattgattctggagccactcgtcatgtttgtgctgttaaagaagcttttgctacttatactcctgttggacccgatgagacgatttctatgggaaatgctgcaaaaggccaagattga